A stretch of DNA from Acanthopagrus latus isolate v.2019 chromosome 7, fAcaLat1.1, whole genome shotgun sequence:
CAATTTCAAGATTTGATCCAATCCTTTGAACAACTGGCCCTTGAGGCATGGTCTGTGAATCCCTGAATAGCTGGATTTTGACAAAACCGTATATGAATGTTTACGTGTTCATTGTGCATGTTCATTGACTGAgcctgaatctgaatctgaaactTTTGAAAGAGATTGGCAGATTGTTCATTagttattattagttattattcATTAGTTCATTGACTATTTATCAgtcaataaatatatttaagtgTCTCTATCTATCCATGGAGTAGATACATTAAGTTTCATCATATAATggaatgaatttaaaaatagataaatagataaacaacaaaaaaacaacaactcaaaaGCATCTAAATAGAGGGTTGACTACACTCTAACAAATGATGTGCTGGCTCAACGTAAAAAATTGATGTAACAATTTGCATGGATATTTTTAAGTTATTTCAACTTAGCTAGTATTAAGTACATGCGACAAGACTTCTTTAGTTAGACAAACTCAATTACTTTAGTACAAGCAACTTGATTTGCCTTGTCCTCTACAAGGACAAGGCCTTATTTAAGTTGAACCAACTTAATTTTAATTGTGTTAAAATTACTCCTTTTAGTAATTCTAGcttatttctttcctttcattctACTAAGAAATGTCAATGCAAATCATTaccttaattttttttgtacaataacTTATCTAAGTCAGAATAAATCACATATTGAAATTCCAGTTTTATGATTTAACTGTTTATTCAAACATCAGTCAGCATCTCAGTTACAGTAACAGGACTGAGTGtatattgacattttaactGTACACAAAAATGTAGtcttaataaaataaattagataACTTACAACATAAAATAGCCCTGTTAAACTGTCTCAGACTGAAAATTTTGACAGTCATGCTCTTGAGACTGATTTGAGTTTTTTGGTATAAAAGTATATTACTTTGAACTAGTTGTAGTTAATAAACTCTCAACAGTACACCTATTATACAGTAAACAACACATTGCAAACAACAGTGCAAACATTTCCTCTTTAATTTGAGGACAgcttaaatgtttctttaactcctccctttttttagcacagcagtttattttttagCAACATTACCTTAGGACTTGCTTTCAGATCATCCAACTCGAGGAATATCTTTTGAAACActtcaaaagtatttttcagtTCTTTTGGGTAGCGGAGGTTGAGTGCGTATATCAGCCCCATTAGCAAGGCACAGGCTCTGGGAATATCCACATCCGTTAGGACCTCTGTTCCCTCCAGGACGATCTTTGCATGGGCTGCAGGTATGCCACCTCGTGTTGTCACTATCTTCATCAGTTCGCCCGTAATATCCCCGTCCCTATCCTGTAGGTCAAAatcaatataaatgttttaaggGTTTGTAGTGGGAAAATgccacatagacacacacagttctTTTATGTAAACACACCCCcactattttttgtttaattgtagaacacattacacagacacagcacCACAGTTATCTACtaaaaaattcacatttatGTCCATAGATGGTGCTATTGCACCACTGTGAGTGCAATAGGGGGAAGTAGCTGCCCTGCTCTGTTCATGCGCAGCTCTGTAATAaacacactctgtctctgtgaacTCAAAGTATGGTGGTGTCTGATTTACCTCCTCTTTAAagagctcctcctccttttccctaAGGTACACCATTAAACCACGGATAGCAACCTCCCTCTTTGCCTCCACAGAATTgtcctgtaaataaaaaaaaagaatgttgaaCAGGAAGATGTGTTTTTGATAATTACTTGACATTACAGAATGATGAGGTTTGTGAGGCCTAATGTATACCATCACACCTGTTTagtttaaaattatattttttcctttgACTAAGCCATAAAAAATCATCTGACATTATATTCCCTTATTAGAGGTATAATCATCTATCTTTTAATACATCTAGAAGACAATAACTAGATTTAATTGATGTTAAATTGCATTTCTGGTCACTTGTACAATTATGTTCAAAAATCTAACATCACGATGTAAGTaacttcatttaatttattcatacCTCTAGGAGGATGTTCTGTAAGTTATGAATCTTCATTTTTGCTGCGCCCCCTCTTGAGGACAGCAGGGACAATATTTTTGAGGAGTAGTGGTCCAGCTTTCCCATGAATGTTGTCTCCAGGCTGACAGTGGTGATCCGCCTGAATTCTTGGTTtatctgaattttaaaaaaaggcacaaatagGCACAACATCTTAACTTATACAGTTTACTACAAAATAACATATACTGTGTCTTAGGAAAAAATATTTACCTGAGCTGCATTAAAAAGAGCAGGCCATCTTTCTTTCAGGTCACTGACTGATGGTTCCTGATTGACAACTTCTTGCCTGCGAATGGAGaatgtttttgccatttttttcatCGATGATCTgccagttcttcttcttcctcacttcATGAAGGATCTCCAGTCTTTCACCTTCCAAactttcctctgtttctccttGTGGATGAGGGGGTAAATAGTTAACTTCTGACTTTTTCTGCTTGTTGACGTTCTTTGCAGATGCTTTGTCATGTGGTCTCTTCTTTCTGAGAGAGTTGACATCAAGTTCAGGGCATCCAAGCCCCCTGAGTTTGGTTCTGTAGTTCCCCATTTTGTATTTCAGCCGCTGTTGCCATCCATAACATCCATTGTATGATCCTGCTTCTTTGAGGCAAGGATGCTTCAGAATCAATGCCTCAGCAACATCTGCAAACTGTGAGCTTGATGGATAGGCAACATATTGAAAGATGCTTTCAGCGAGTCTTTCGAGGATGTCAGGAAGGATTGAGGTGAAGTTGAGTGGAATTCCATCCTTCTTGTAAGCCTCATTTCCTGAGGTGAGCATCAGCTCTGTGTCATAGGCAAAGCGAGGTACAGGAAATTCAGTTGGCCACCGCTCTGATCGCTGAATCCCATGTTCAGGTGATGATAGAATCAGTGTATCCTGGGATCTCGTAGAGCAACTGCTTTGAACAGTGGTCACCGAAGTACTGTCTGAGAGTTCTGTTGCTGCACTATGGATGGAGATTTCTGATTCACTTTCAACGCAAGTGTTCACTTCAGTTAAGTTCAAAGTAAATGTGGGAGGTTCAACAATGTTAACCACCTTTATAGTGTCTTTGTCCTTGATGTCACTTGTTGAGGTAAGACTAAAATATTCCTCTCCAAAATCAGCATCCTTGTAATGCAAAGTTAAGTTCTCTTGAAGCCCAAATGTCTCTCTAACAATGGACTCAAGTTCACCCACAGTCCCAGGGATGCCATGAGGTAAGTCAATGTCATGGTCCTGAAGAATGATCCTAAGTTTGGTTGGATGAGACATCGGAGtatctgtaagaaaaaaagacataattttAGTTTGATTTACAGAATACATTCAAGGAATTACACTGGTTATTATATCTCTAATCATTAGCTTTTACATTACACATTGTATACattgtatttcttctttttgtcaaaATTGCAAATCTGAGCATCCATATACTGTATCCTCTTTTAGTTTGACTAAATGTTTGAATCCTTTATTTCTATGGCAAATAACAAGGGCCTTTTTTCATCCTCTTAAGATTTTGCAttcaaatataatgtaataaggCAAAACTACAAAGATCAAAAAATTGCAGGATAACAGAATACCATTTCTTATTGTGCATTTTCCAGAATTTCAGAGATGGTGTTAATAACCACTACATATCAACATAAATGTAGCGCTTCTGGGTAACCATACGCTTCCCAGCCACAGTGTATGCTGCCAACGGGAAGATGTCAGACAACTCATTTGGCTCAATCACCttaacacttcctgtgttttcGAGTTCAAAGCTTCTAAGATGTTCAATATACcatgcatttaaacatttaacaatgAACCCAACCTTCCCATTTACAACAGCAATCTGGATCAACTCCACAAAATCTGGAAGACAACCTGTTGAACCGTGGGCCAAGATCATTCCAGTGGAGTAACTGGTGCCACTACAACACACTGTGGTTGCCATCTGGATAAACGGCGCACTGGGGAATTTTATTTGCAGTGCTTTTTTTACGTCTTCTCTCAGCACAGTCAAATCCACCATTGACAGTTTTTTTGCCTGGAGAGATGGTAGAACAACTGCACCACCATGTAGATGGTGTGCAACCATTAACTGATGCTTTACTGCAAGAGACAACAGAATGTTTCGGAAGCTGTGGGTATGCCTGACCACACGCttaaaaaagctgtgtttggCTTCAAACCGCATTGTCCACAACGACACAAGTGGACCAAAAGCCTTTATCAGCTGTGGGTAATGCTCTAGAAAATGATGTTTTGGAATGAGCCTTTCCTGAGGGAAAGTTTCCATGAATCTTTGTCGATGCTCAGAAATCTTGCTTTCAAGGTAGCAAATAGTTAAGTCTGTATGAGCAGGAGAAAGGGCAAGTTCAACTATGTCCTTAAGGTTCAGAAGGACTAGCCACGAGGGTTCACTCTCTGGTATTCTTGCTCCAATTATCAGGGGAAGGAGGCGAAGCAACGCCCAGTTTTCATGGGCATTCCCACCAACAGACTTTCTTGCAGCAAAAGTCAATGGAACTGCTTGTGGTGCATCAGATTTATCTGCCCATCTGTATGGGAACTCCTTGATCAATTTATTAAGTTCATCAagtgtgaaatattttcttttgatcaagGCATTTAGGCACAGTGCTAGCTCAAAAGGTACAATACCTTCGAAGAGGTCATGGAGTAAATCGGGTGGGTAGCCagataaaacatcaaaatgttttagtttttcagtcAGTGGGCACTGTCTCTTTACTCCATAACAATGAGACCCACTTGTATGTGCTGTCTGAACATGACCCCTGTGCTCATGTACTGTCCTAGGATAAAATGCACCAGTTCTAACTTCACTTACTTGGAACTGGGATCGTTCTCCAAGGCAGAACCTGCAGATGTGTGTTCCTGAGAAACTCTCCACAAATCCTCCGATTGAGTGTGCGCCAAGGTTAtctgcaacaacacaatagACAGTGCCTTTAACTCGAATGCCTAAGGAAGGAATATAAAGTCCCTCTTCTTCGAGGCTGGCAAGATCTTTTAACAATGGTTCTAACACAGCACTATAGCCAAACTTTTTGATATCATCAGCCTTGCAGAGAACTGCAAGATATATTGATGTCAGTGATGATCTGAGCAGTGGTGGCACATTTGCTAAAACCCAATACACAGcagtaattttgtgtttttttcttgaagtgcCAAGTGGATTACACACTTCAAAATCATCCACATACAGAATGAGAGAAATAGCTGGATGATTTTCTGACAgcaatgtattgtttttaaaatgtgtgccATCCTGAAATGAATTGTATCGACTTTCAGAACTGCTATCTGtttcacaggtgtgtgtgagccaatccaggatttctttttttgccaaaacCTCATGCAAGGACTTCAAAATAGGAACATACTGTAAACTTCTCTGCTCCTTGGCACTGAGCATATATTCTACGGGCTCTACCACAGAAAAATGCTCCTTGAAACACTCTCTTCTTTTGTAGGAGGTGGAAAGAGGACCATTACTCCTTAGGGCTGATGTAATTGGGTTGCACTCACATAGGTCTGTCACCATCTCTGAGATGACCACATCATCAGCCTCACAATTATGCTTCTTTAAGCATGACTGTacaatgtcttttaaaaaaggacctgaagctgatgaagaaatgaagtGTAGTTCTTCAGCTAACTCATCAATACACCGTTGTGGAACATTGAATATGCTTTCCAATCTAAGCAGCAGGTGGGCTACATGTTTTTCTATTAAATTAggcaattcatttatttcattatcttcAGTATCTTCACTCACTGCACCCTCAGTATCACCCTCATCCATAGGATCATCCCCTGCTTTTAGGGGATTGACATACCTCTTCAAAAGCTCAGGCTTGAAGTCATCAacagtgtgaggagtgtgtttcctgctccTATGAGAAGCAAATGTtccataaatgtttgttttgaaaggacagttgtcaaaaacacaacacacagtttcctgtttttttaaatgacggCCAATATGCTCAAAGTATTCTTTTTCTGTGGACACTGAGTTTAAGGGGTAACATGGACATTTAAATGACAGTACAGTGGACAATGTCACTGTCTCACAGGTGGAGTGACTTCTTGACAGGTGGGTTCGCAGGCTGCCCCATGTTTTAAATGAGCAATAGCATTCCCAATAAAGACAAGGGAGAGATTCTCCACCATGACCATGTCTAAGTCTATAATGCTTTAACAGATCTGTCTTTCTTGGTGTTTCAAATTTGCAAATTTTACAGGTCCACTTCATTTTACAAACTAAATTACTTGAACTTAGGTCA
This window harbors:
- the LOC119022990 gene encoding uncharacterized protein LOC119022990, translating into MSHPTKLRIILQDHDIDLPHGIPGTVGELESIVRETFGLQENLTLHYKDADFGEEYFSLTSTSDIKDKDTIKVVNIVEPPTFTLNLTEVNTCVESESEISIHSAATELSDSTSVTTVQSSCSTRSQDTLILSSPEHGIQRSERWPTEFPVPRFAYDTELMLTSGNEAYKKDGIPLNFTSILPDILERLAESIFQYVAYPSSSQFADVAEALILKHPCLKEAGSYNGCYGWQQRLKYKMGNYRTKLRGLGCPELDVNSLRKKRPHDKASAKNVNKQKKSEVNYLPPHPQGETEESLEGERLEILHEVRKKKNWQIIDEKNGKNILHSQARSCQSGTISQ